A window of Scomber scombrus chromosome 23, fScoSco1.1, whole genome shotgun sequence contains these coding sequences:
- the badb gene encoding BCL2 associated agonist of cell death b, whose protein sequence is MAAKFTISDSESEPSEEVEEGDNSQSSSEQAQRVTLGHNLTLPELRMAGRIRLNSESHATTVSRDEELQARGEDEAGTPTEGAPFRGRSKSAPPALWAAKKYGRQLRRMSDEFDSLLDKGEMKKVKSAGATRQMPHSKTWWSYLFSHQETEGENNHHENHTHRTE, encoded by the exons ATGGCCGCAAAGTTCACCATTTCCGACAGCGAGTCAGAGCCCTCCGAGGAGGTTGAGGAAGGAGATAACAGCCAATCATCATCTGAGCAAGCACAGCGGGTTACTTTAGGCCACAACCTCACCCTACCTGAACTCAGAATGGCAG GTCGAATCAGGCTGAACTCAGAGTCCCACGCTACCACGGTCTCCAGAGATGAGGAGCTCCAGGCCAGGGGGGAGGATGAGGCTGGTACACCAACTGAAGGAGCTCCATTCCGGGGACGGTCCAAGTCAGCTCCCCCTGCCCTCTGGGCAGCCAAGAAATATGGCCGGCAGCTCCGAAGGATGAGCGACGAGTTCGACAGCCTGTTAGACAAAGGG GAGATGAAGAAGGTGAAGAGCGCTGGGGCGACCAGACAGATGCCCCACTCTAAAACCTGGTGGAGTTATCTCTTCAGTCACcaggagacagagggagagaacaaCCACCATGAAAACCACACGCACCGCACTGAGTAG
- the LOC134005492 gene encoding uncharacterized oxidoreductase YtbE-like, with amino-acid sequence MSSSSVLLNTGVQMPLLGLGTYQLRGSEDVYRAVDAALASGYRAFDSAAVYRNEAELGRALRELLPKHGLTREDVFITSKLGPKDQGEKAMQGALHSLSQLDLGYIDLYLIHWPGTQGLVVADQRNPGNRAQSWVTLEELHAQGKLKAIGVSNYTPAHMRELMQSCKVPPAVLQVEFHPQLCQAELRSVCEEFGVCFQAYSSLGKGELVTDPVVMEVAKNCARTPAQVLLRWAVQQGVPVLPKSSHPDRIKDNARLFDFTLSNTDMNRLSALDCVHKFCWDPSEVV; translated from the exons CTGGGTTTGGGGACCTACCAACTGCGAGGTTCTGAGGATGTCTACAGAGCTGTGGATGCTGCCCTGGCTTCTGGTTACCGGGCTTTTGACAGTGCAGCTGTCTACCGGAATGAAGCTGAATTGGGCCGAGCCCTGAGGGAGCTGCTGCCAAAACATGGCCTGACCAGAGAGGATGTATTCATAACCAG TAAGCTGGGCCCAAAAGATCAGGGTGAGAAGGCCATGCAGGGAGCTCTACACAGCCTGTCTCAGCTGGACTTGGGTTACATTGACCTCTACCTGATCCACTGGCCTGGCACACAGGGACTGGTGGTAGCTGACCAACGCAACCCAG GCAACAGAGCCCAGAGCTGGGTCACACTGGAGGAGCTGCATGCACAGGGAAAGCTGAAGGCCATCGGAGTGTCCAACTACACACCGGCACATATGAGGGAGCTGATGCAGAGCTGCAAGGTCCCTCCTGCAGTGCTACAG GTGGAGTTCCACCCACAACTGTGCCAGGCAGAGttgaggagtgtgtgtgaggagttTGGAGTGTGTTTCCAAGCCTACTCGTCTTTAGGGAAAGGAGAGCTGGTCACTGACCCTGTGGTCATGGAGGTGGCAAAGAACTGTGCACGCACACCTGCACAG GTCTTGTTGCGTTGGGCGGTGCAGCAGGGTGTCCCGGTGCTCCCTAAGTCCTCACATCCAGACAGAATAAAGGACAACGCCAGGCTCTTTGACTTTACACTGAGCAACACAGACATGAACAGACTGTCAGCTTTGGACTGTGTACACAAGTTTTGCTGGGATCCTTCAGAGGTGGTCTGA